In Zingiber officinale cultivar Zhangliang chromosome 8B, Zo_v1.1, whole genome shotgun sequence, a single genomic region encodes these proteins:
- the LOC122016481 gene encoding uncharacterized protein LOC122016481 isoform X1 — protein sequence MSAGKWISTNEFDQYLESVIWPNIPQDRKQLFNHVNSYVFSSYVMNEKRRKNLVRWFVKQNPFSTNYFVIPVCIWSHWNVVILCNLGTEDGCIIILDSLIDIGLPSQQEPWIRRILLDVYKEAERPEDEESIYNIPLHVPHMPQQKNAHECGVYALYFIFLLVRRGLGIFLPEKQNNNECHDWFWIEEYYRFKQEVCSYRSLFSEQKQYQKTGQRKTRQQTKQEEVKDDVEVKDYILLDEQEEERKNERDVQEQGQKKIKGMAQVRSDRPRTRSQLKEAMIKGRQQSCTSTSGDDVALKGMGEHHCVLVASATSALDIETKHKIHIQFNGKGKPNDKKSTKLLSAFLRKIATDAVDCPLDMKWTKMPIQKKQDLWAKVQEKFLVPKSAEDYIMRLMANKVKHHRRVIKASYYKDGATREKNIKNQPNCVLPEQWANLVDYWSSDSARELSRIRKLAGRNKQPKNHNVRKTNFALGNKKVRKQSKLERE from the exons ATGAGTGCAGGCAAGTGGATAAGCACGAACGAGTTTGATCAATACTTAGAGAG TGTCATATGGCCAAACATTCCGCAAGATAGGAAACAGTTGTTCAATCATGTTAATTCATATGTATTTTCAAGTTATGTGATGAATGAAAAAAGAAGGAAGAACTTGGTTCGATGGTTTGTGAAACAAAACCCATTCTCCACCAATTACTTTGTGATCCCTGTATGCATATG GAGCCATTGGAATGTAGTGATTTTATGCAATCTTGGCACTGAGGATGGTTGCATCATTATTCTTGACTCACTCATTGATATTGGGCTGCCTAGTCAGCAAGAACCTTGGATTAGAAG AATTTTACTTGACGTTTATAAAGAAGCAGAAAGACCTGAGGATGAAGAATCTATTTACAACATTCCTCTACATGTTCCTCAT ATGCCACAGCAAAAAAATGCCCATGAATGTGGAGTTTATGCATTATACTTCATATTCCTGCTAGTACGGAGAGGGCTTGGAATTTTTCTCccagaaaaacaaaataataat GAATGCCATGATTGGTTTTGGATAGAGGAATACTATAGGTTCAAACAAGAAGTGTGCTCATATCGTAG TCTGTTTTCCGAACAAAAACAATATCAAAAAACCGGTCAAAGAAAAACGAGACAACAGACAAAGCAAGAGGAAGTTAAAGATGATGTGGAGGTGAAAGATTACATATTGCTTGAtgaacaagaggaagagagaaagaatgaAAGAGATGTGCAAGAACAGggacaaaagaaaataaagggaATGGCACAAGTGAGATCTGATCGGCCAAGGACTCGCTCCCAATTAAAAGAGGCAATGATAAAAGGGAGACAACAGTCATGCACATCCACAAGTGGAGATGACGTCGCTTTAAAAGGAATGGGTGAACATCACTGTGTCCTGGTTGCTTCAGCAACGAGTGCTTTGGATATAGAGACTAAGCACAAGATTCACATCCAATTCAATGGCAAAGGGAAACCTAATGATAAAAAATCTACCAAATTGTTATCTGCCTTTTTAAGAAAGATTGCAACCGACGCTGTGGATTGCCCGCTTGATATGAAATGGACAAAGATGCCAATTCAAAAGAAGCAAGATTTGTGGGCAAAGGTTCAA GAGAAGTTTCTTGTGCCAAAATCAGCTGAAGATTATATTATGAGGTTAATGGCCAACAAGGTGAAACACCATCGGCGAGTAATTAAAGCCTCATATTATAAGGACGGTGCAACTAGAGAGAAGAACATCAAGAATCAACCAAATTGTGTGTTGCCTGAACAATGGGCAAACCTAGTTGACTATTGGAGTTCAGACTCCGCAAGG GAACTGTCTCGAATAAGGAAGCTAGCTGGTCGAAATAAGCAGCCAAAGAACCATAATGTAAGGAAGACAAATTTTGCACTTGGAAACAAGAAG GTGAGGAAACAGTCAAAACTCGAACGAGAGTAA
- the LOC122016481 gene encoding uncharacterized protein LOC122016481 isoform X2, which translates to MSAGKWISTNEFDQYLERSHWNVVILCNLGTEDGCIIILDSLIDIGLPSQQEPWIRRILLDVYKEAERPEDEESIYNIPLHVPHMPQQKNAHECGVYALYFIFLLVRRGLGIFLPEKQNNNECHDWFWIEEYYRFKQEVCSYRSLFSEQKQYQKTGQRKTRQQTKQEEVKDDVEVKDYILLDEQEEERKNERDVQEQGQKKIKGMAQVRSDRPRTRSQLKEAMIKGRQQSCTSTSGDDVALKGMGEHHCVLVASATSALDIETKHKIHIQFNGKGKPNDKKSTKLLSAFLRKIATDAVDCPLDMKWTKMPIQKKQDLWAKVQEKFLVPKSAEDYIMRLMANKVKHHRRVIKASYYKDGATREKNIKNQPNCVLPEQWANLVDYWSSDSARELSRIRKLAGRNKQPKNHNVRKTNFALGNKKVRKQSKLERE; encoded by the exons ATGAGTGCAGGCAAGTGGATAAGCACGAACGAGTTTGATCAATACTTAGAGAG GAGCCATTGGAATGTAGTGATTTTATGCAATCTTGGCACTGAGGATGGTTGCATCATTATTCTTGACTCACTCATTGATATTGGGCTGCCTAGTCAGCAAGAACCTTGGATTAGAAG AATTTTACTTGACGTTTATAAAGAAGCAGAAAGACCTGAGGATGAAGAATCTATTTACAACATTCCTCTACATGTTCCTCAT ATGCCACAGCAAAAAAATGCCCATGAATGTGGAGTTTATGCATTATACTTCATATTCCTGCTAGTACGGAGAGGGCTTGGAATTTTTCTCccagaaaaacaaaataataat GAATGCCATGATTGGTTTTGGATAGAGGAATACTATAGGTTCAAACAAGAAGTGTGCTCATATCGTAG TCTGTTTTCCGAACAAAAACAATATCAAAAAACCGGTCAAAGAAAAACGAGACAACAGACAAAGCAAGAGGAAGTTAAAGATGATGTGGAGGTGAAAGATTACATATTGCTTGAtgaacaagaggaagagagaaagaatgaAAGAGATGTGCAAGAACAGggacaaaagaaaataaagggaATGGCACAAGTGAGATCTGATCGGCCAAGGACTCGCTCCCAATTAAAAGAGGCAATGATAAAAGGGAGACAACAGTCATGCACATCCACAAGTGGAGATGACGTCGCTTTAAAAGGAATGGGTGAACATCACTGTGTCCTGGTTGCTTCAGCAACGAGTGCTTTGGATATAGAGACTAAGCACAAGATTCACATCCAATTCAATGGCAAAGGGAAACCTAATGATAAAAAATCTACCAAATTGTTATCTGCCTTTTTAAGAAAGATTGCAACCGACGCTGTGGATTGCCCGCTTGATATGAAATGGACAAAGATGCCAATTCAAAAGAAGCAAGATTTGTGGGCAAAGGTTCAA GAGAAGTTTCTTGTGCCAAAATCAGCTGAAGATTATATTATGAGGTTAATGGCCAACAAGGTGAAACACCATCGGCGAGTAATTAAAGCCTCATATTATAAGGACGGTGCAACTAGAGAGAAGAACATCAAGAATCAACCAAATTGTGTGTTGCCTGAACAATGGGCAAACCTAGTTGACTATTGGAGTTCAGACTCCGCAAGG GAACTGTCTCGAATAAGGAAGCTAGCTGGTCGAAATAAGCAGCCAAAGAACCATAATGTAAGGAAGACAAATTTTGCACTTGGAAACAAGAAG GTGAGGAAACAGTCAAAACTCGAACGAGAGTAA
- the LOC122016483 gene encoding IAA-amino acid hydrolase ILR1-like 1, translating to MEELGREGSGSAMVFAKLIALVALFDLVRSASVAGSKLDDAAGFLERAKEAEFFDWMVSVRRRIHENPELGYEEFATSELIRNELDALGVTYRYPIAVTGVVGYIGTGKAPFVALRADMDALSLQEAVEWEHKSKVPGKMHACGHDAHVAMLLGAAKILQEHRENLQGTVVLIFQPAEEGGGGAKKMIEAGVVKDVDAIFGFHVAPDIPSGTVESRSGPIMAGSGFFEAVIGGKGGHAAIPQHTIDPILAASNVIVSLQHLVSREADPLDSQVVTVAKFQGGGAFNVIPDSVSIGGTFRAFSKESFFQLKQRIKEVIIAQASVQRCIATVDFLDKGYPFFPVTVNSKALHGHFQKVAERMLGANNVRDKKPVMGSEDFSFFSEVVPAYYYFVGTMNKSEGPVYPPHSPFFTINEEALPYGAALHASLAMSYLSKDHTTSPLTAEVHDEL from the exons ATGGAAGAGCTCGGAAGAGAAGGGAGTGGCTCGGCGATGGTTTTTGCGAAATTGATTGCTTTGGTGGCGCTTTTCGATCTGGTGAGGTCGGCGAGCGTAGCGGGGTCGAAGCTTGACGATGCGGCGGGATTCCTGGAGAGGGCCAAGGAGGCGGAGTTCTTCGATTGGATGGTGAGTGTCAGGAGGCGGATTCACGAGAACCCCGAGCTCGGGTACGAGGAGTTCGCCACCAGCGAGCTCATCCGGAACGAGCTTGATGCTTTGGGGGTGACTTATCGGTATCCGATCGCGGTCACCGGGGTCGTGGGATACATCGGCACCGGGAAGGCTCCTTTTGTTGCGCTCAGAGCTGATATGGACGCCCTGTCGTTGCAG GAGGCGGTGGAATGGGAACACAAGAGTAAGGTTCCTGGCAAGATGCATGCTTGTGGCCATGACGCACATGTTGCCATGTTGCTTGGTGCTGCTAAGATCCTTCAAGAGCATCGTGAAAATTTGCAG GGAACTGTTGTGCTCATTTTTCAACCTGCGGAAGAAGGAGGTGGTGGGGCAAAGAAAATGATAGAAGCTGGAGTTGTTAAAGATGTTGATGCTATTTTTGGGTTTCACGTAGCTCCCGACATACCTTCTGGTACTGTAGAATCAAGGTCGGGTCCAATAATGGCAGGGAGTGGGTTCTTTGAAGCAGTTATAGGTGGAAAGGGAGGTCATGCTGCCATCCCTCAACACACAATTGATCCAATTTTGGCAGCATCAAATGTAATTGTGAGTTTGCAACATCTTGTTTCTCGTGAAGCTGATCCATTGGATTCACAG GTAGTAACAGTTGCAAAATTTCAAGGAGGTGGTGCATTCAATGTCATTCCTGATTCAGTTTCCATTGGCGGCACCTTCCGTGCTTTTTCCAAAGAAAGCTTTTTCCAACTCAAACAACGAATCAAAGAG GTTATCATTGCGCAAGCATCAGTTCAAAGGTGCATCGCAACTGTTGATTTTCTCGACAAAGGTTATCCTTTCTTCCCTGTTACAGTAAACAGCAAGGCTCTTCATGGCCATTTTCAGAAGGTGGCTGAACGTATGCTTGGGGCCAACAACGTAAGAGACAAGAAACCTGTGATGGGATCAGAAGACTTTTCGTTTTTCAGCGAGGTTGTCCCTGCTTACTATTATTTCGTTGGGACAATGAACAAATCAGAGGGACCCGTTTACCCTCCGCATTCCCCATTCTTCACTATCAATGAAGAGGCACTCCCATACGGCGCGGCGCTTCATGCCTCACTGGCAATGAGCTACCTCTCCAAGGATCATACCACTTCACCATTGACGGCAGAGGTTCATGACGAGCTCTAA
- the LOC122013386 gene encoding signaling peptide TAXIMIN 1-like has protein sequence MCFESDSECRPLGWLLGLPFAFLALLLSVVGVLVWIVGLLLSCVCPCCLCVTILVEFAIELIKAPLHVMRWFTKQIPC, from the exons ATGTGCTTCGAGAGCGACAGCGAGTGCCGGCCGCTGGGTTGGTTGCTCGGCCTCCCCTTCGCCTTCCTCGCCCTCCTCCTCTCCGTCGTCGGCGTTCTGGTCTGGATCGTCGG GTTGCTGCTCTCTTGCGTCTGCCCCTGCTGCCTCTGCGTCACCATCCTGGTGGAGTTCGCGATCGAGCTCATCAAGGCGCCGCTCCACGTCATGCGGTGGTTCACCAAACAAATCCCCTGTTAG